In Camelina sativa cultivar DH55 chromosome 16, Cs, whole genome shotgun sequence, a single window of DNA contains:
- the LOC104753814 gene encoding uncharacterized protein LOC104753814 — MTDQGSVDEILEFLRQNRFSKAEEALRNELNNRSDINGFLQKLKLEDKDSNEKDELRRSGSRDSEVSKELIVKEVDCGTSTNGSVIKWENGAAAEKPSKKETGVSSEMSFTFSGDAAAVPDAQSYKFTSGGNGTSEPYRNIDDNSSSSFVDSYAFEQFRHGRLADIDKKIVETGEDIVFCGNKSNSWSGNTSQANSGSNIKETYETDRLVKNFGKHDGYKGSILLRTEDIVDTSGNWKESSDNNLFQSSRGDASTSYNLVSNPDKREGKKKADISDVREAIKEQESEVARALFFGKSQSTFDDKNMGSLGFPLVYDTRKEEYPRLPPVKLKSEDNPLSLYCEEKFERNGSGLRLVNDEEALLIGSYLDVPIGQEISSSGGKKSAGGNWLSVSQGIAEDASDLVSGFATIGDGLSESVDYHNEYWDSDEYEDDDDIGYVRQPIEDETWFLAHEIDYPSDHEKGTTRRSPDHHGRDGNKDDDDQSSAEEASYLSGEQYLQAKDDEPISSENDRRLTVSEIYPPSKKNDLIAQYDGQLMDEELLNSMRDEPVWQGFVGQSKQLYTESDKKHIDGATMNKQKASKYDGPGYIVDHDPGASFDVKIQTDGGFSFGSSQKDGQLMHSESSKSLWSGNRQTVTGDRKAERLNASTATDDMVATWRRKSSDSSSSRSSVKENNAMSIQSVNSSPSSLSNYACEERKHADKEDDRNDSSEREDDHATAIDDEEAVAVQEQVRQIKAQEEEFETFDLKIVHRKNKTGFEEEKNFHVVLNSVIAGRYHVTEYLGSAAFSKAIQAHDLQTGMDVCIKIIKNNKDFFDQSLDEIKLLKYVNKHDPADKYHLLRLYDYFYYREHLLIVCELLKANLYEFHKFNRESGGEVYFTMPRLQSITIQCLESLQFLHGLGLLHCDLKPENILVKSYSRCEIKVIDLGSSCFETDHLCSYVQSRSYRAPEVLLGLPYDKKIDVWSLGCILAELCTGNVLFQNDSPASLLARVMGIVGSFDNEMLTKGRDSHKYFTKNRMLYERNQESNRLEYLIPKRTSLRHRLPMGDQGFTDFVAHLLEINPKKRPSAAEALKHPWLSYPYEPISA, encoded by the exons ATGACGGACCAAGGCTCTGTTGATGAGATTTTAGAGTTCCTTAGGCAGAATCGTTTCTCTAAGGCAGAGGAAGCTTTGCGTAATGAGCTGAATAACCGCTCTGATATTAATGGCTTTCTTCAGAAACTTAAGCTGGAGGATAAAGATTCTAATGAAAAGGATGAACTTAGGAGGTCAGGTTCTCGTGATAGTGAAGTCTCCAAGGAGCTGATTGTGAAAGAGGTAGACTGTGGGACTAGCACCAATGGTTCTGTTATCAAGTGGGAAAACGGTGCTGCTGCTGAGAAACCGAGCAAGAAGGAGACGGGTGTATCTAGTGAGATGAGCTTTACATTCTCCGGTGATGCTGCTGCTGTTCCTGATGCGCAATCCTATAAATTTACTTCCGGAGGAAATGGTACCTCGGAGCCTTATCGAAACATTGATGATAATAGTAGTAGCAGCTTCGTCGATTCATATGCGTTCGAACAATTTAGGCATGGGCGTTTGGCTGATATCGATAAGAAGATAGTGGAAACTGGTGAAGATATTGTTTTCTGTGGCAATAAGAGTAATTCTTGGTCTGGAAATACTAGTCAAGCGAACTCCGGGTCCAATATAAAGGAAACATATGAGACAGATCGGCTagttaaaaattttggaaagcATGACGGTTATAAGGGAAGCATTCTTTTAAGAACTGAAGATATTGTAGATACCTCAGGGAACTGGAAAGAGTCTTCTGATAATAATCTTTTTCAATCTTCGAGAGGGGATGCGTCAACCAGTTACAATCTGGTAAGCAACCCGGACAAAAGAGAGGGAAAGAAAAAGGCAGACATTAGTGATGTGAGGGAGGCAATCAAGGAGCAGGAGAGCGAGGTGGCAAGagctttattttttggtaaatctCAATCCACTTTTGATGACAAAAACATGGGTAGCTTAGGTTTTCCACTTGTCTATGACACCCGCAAGGAAGAGTATCCTAGGCTGCCTCCTGTCAAGCTCAAGTCTGAAGACAATCCTCTGAGTCTTTACTGTGAAGAAAAATTTGAACGTAATGGTTCAGGTCTAAGGCTAGTCAATGATGAGGAGGCCCTTCTCATAGGCTCATACCTTGATGTTCCCATTGGGCAAGAAATTAGCTCATCAG GTGGGAAAAAATCTGCTGGGGGAAACTGGCTTTCAGTAAGTCAGGGAATAGCAGAGGACGCATCAGATCTTGTTTCTGGTTTTGCTACTATTGGTGATGGTTTAAGTGAATCTGTTGACTATCATAATGAATACTGGGATTCTGACGAgtatgaagatgatgacgacATTGGGTATGTCAGGCAACCTATTGAAGATGAAACATGGTTTCTTGCCCATGAAATTGATTATCCAAGTGATCATGAGAAAGGAACGACCCGCAGAAGTCCTGATCACCATGGAAGAGATGGAAACAAAGACGACGATGATCAGTCTTCTGCAGAGGAGGCTTCTTATTTATCCGGTGAACAGTATCTCCAAGCAAAAGATGATGAACCTATTTCTTCAGAAAATGACCGAAGGCTTACGGTCTCAGAAATTTATCCACCTAGtaagaaaaatgatttaataGCACAATATGATGGGCAATTGATGGATGAGGAGTTGCTCAATTCAATGCGTGATGAGCCTGTGTGGCAGGGGTTTGTGGGTCAGTCA AAACAGCTTTACACTGAGTCAGACAAGAAACATATTGATGGAGCAACCATGAATAAACAGAAAGCAAGTAAATATGATGGTCCAGGTTACATTGTTGATCATGATCCAGGCGCAAGTTTTGATGTGAAGATTCAAACTGATGGAGGTTTTTCGTTTGGCTCCTCACAGAAAGATGGCCAGTTAATGCATTCAGAATCTAGTAAATCACTATGGTCAGGCAATCGCCAAACGGTAACCGGAGATAGGAAGGCCGAACGTTTGAATGCTTCAACAGCTACAGATGATATGGTTGCAACTTGGAGACGAAAAAGTAGTGATTCATCGAGTTCTCGAAGTTCTGTGAAAGAAAATAATGCAATGTCCATACAATCTGTAaactcatctccttcttctctgtctAATTATGCTTGTGAAGAAAGAAAGCATGCTGATAAAGAAGATGATAGAAATGATAGCAGTGAAAGAGAGGATGACCATGCGACAGCAATTGATGATGAAGAGGCAGTGGCTGTCCAAGAGCAAGTCAGACAAATTAAGGCCCAAGAGGAGGAGTTTGAAACCTTTGACCTCAAAATTGTGCACAGAAAAAACAA AACTGGTTTCGAGGAGGAAAAGAACTTTCACGTGGTTTTAAATTCGGTCATTGCTGGGCGGTACCATGTCACCGAGTACCTTGGATCAGCAGCCTTCAGTAAAGCCATACAAGCGCATGACTTGCAGACAGGAATGGACGTCTGTATAAAGATTATAAAGAACAACAAAGACTTCTTTGACCAGAGTCTTGACGAGATAAAACTTTTGAAGTATGTCAACAAGCATGATCCTGCTGACAAATACCATCTTCTACGGTTGTATGATTACTTTTACTACCGG GAGCATTTGCTAATTGTATGTGAACTTCTTAAGGCTAATCTATACGAATTCCACAAATTCAACAGAGAATCAGGTGGTGAAGTTTACTTCACAATGCCAAGATTGCAG TCAATCACTATCCAGTGTCTCGAATCACTTCAGTTTTTACATGGCCTTGGACTTTTACACTGTGATTTGAAGCCTGAGAACATATTGGTGAAAAGCTATAGCAGATGTGAAATAAAAGTCATTGACCTTGGAAGTAGCTGTTTCGAGACAGATCACCTATGCTCATATGTCCAGTCAAGGTCATATAGAGCACCAGAAGTCCTTTTGGGACTTCCTTACGATAAAAAGATAGATGTATGGTCTCTTGGGTGCATTTTGGCTGAATTATGTACAGGCAAC GTTCTTTTCCAAAATGATTCTCCAGCCAGTTTGCTTGCAAGGGTAATGGGGATCGTAGGATCTTTCGATAATGAAATGCTAACCAAGGGACGTGATTCCCACAAATACTTCACAAAAAACCGAATGCTTTACGAGCGGAATCAG GAAAGCAACAGATTGGAGTACCTGATACCGAAAAGAACATCGTTGAGACATAGGCTTCCAATGGGAGACCAAGGATTCACAGACTTTGTGGCTCATCTTCTTGAGATAAACCCAAAGAAGCGTCCTTCTGCAGCAGAGGCTCTGAAGCACCCTTGGCTTTCATACCCATACGAGCCAATCTCTGCTTAA
- the LOC104753815 gene encoding dual specificity tyrosine-phosphorylation-regulated kinase 4-like: MTDQGSVDGILEFLRQNRFSKAEKALRNELNNRSDINGFLQKLKLEDKDSNEKAGGGNELLRRSGSRDSEEVSKELIVKEVDCGTSTNGSVIKWENGAASEKPSKKETAVSSGMSFTFSDDADAHSYKFTSGNGTLEPYRNIADNSVADSYAIEQSRHGNLADIDKKILMHAESSKSLWSGNRETATRDRKAERLNASTATDDMVATWRRKSSDSSSSRISVKENNATSIKSVNSSPSSLSNYACEERKHADKEDDRNDSSEREDDHGTALDDEEAVAVQEQVRQIKAQEKEFETFDLKIVHRKNRTGFEEEKNFHVVLNSVIAGRYHVTEYLGSAAFSKAIQAHDLQTGMDVCIKIIKNNKDFFDQSLDEIKLLKYVNKHDPADKYHLLRLYDYFYFREHLLIVCELLKANLYEFHKFNRESGGEVYFTMPRLQSITIQCLESLQFLHGLGLIHCDLKPENILVKSYSRCEIKVIDLGSSCFETDHLCSYVQSRSYRAPEVILGLPYDKKIDVWSLGCILAELCTGNVLFQNDSPASLLARVMGIVGSFDSEMLTKGRDSHKYFTKNRMLYERNQESNRLEYLIPKRTSLRHRLPMGDQGFTDFVAHLLEINPKKRPSAAEALKHPWLSYPYEPISA; encoded by the exons ATGACTGACCAAGGCTCTGTTGATGGGATTTTAGAGTTTCTTAGGCAGAATCGTTTCTCCAAGGCTGAGAAAGCTCTGCGTAATGAGCTCAATAACCGCTCTGACATTAATGGCTTTCTTCAGAAACTTAAGCTGGAGGATAAAGATTCTAATGAAAAGGCTGGTGGTGGTAATGAACTTCTTCGGAGGTCAGGTTCTCGTGATAGTGAAGAAGTCTCTAAGGAGCTGATTGTGAAAGAGGTAGACTGTGGGACTAGCACCAATGGTTCTGTTATCAAGTGGGAAAATGGTGCTGCTTCTGAGAAACCGAGCAAGAAAGAAACGGCTGTATCTAGTGGGATGAGCTTTACATTCTCCGATGATGCTGATGCGCATTCCTATAAATTTACTTCCGGAAATGGTACTTTGGAGCCTTATCGAAACATTGCTGATAACAGCGTGGCGGATTCATATGCAATCGAACAGTCCAGGCATGGGAATTTGGCTGATATCGATAAGAAGATA TTAATGCATGCAGAATCTAGTAAATCATTATGGTCAGGCAATCGTGAAACGGCAACCAGAGATCGGAAGGCCGAACGTTTGAATGCTTCAACAGCTACAGATGATATGGTTGCAACTTGGAGAAGGAAAAGTAGTGATTCATCAAGTTCTCGAATTTCTGTGAAAGAAAATAATGCAACGTCCATAAAATCTGTAaactcatctccttcttctctgtctAATTATGCTTGCGAAGAAAGAAAGCATGCTGATAAAGAAGATGATAGAAATGATAGCAGTGAAAGAGAGGATGACCATGGGACAGCACTTGATGATGAAGAGGCAGTGGCTGTCCAAGAGCAAGTCAGACAAATTAAGGCCCAAGAGAAGGAGTTTGAAACCTTTGACCTCAAAATTGTGCATAGAAAAAACAG AACTGGTTTCGAAGAGGAAAAGAACTTTCACGTGGTTTTAAATTCGGTCATTGCTGGGCGGTACCATGTCACTGAGTACCTTGGATCTGCAGCCTTCAGTAAAGCCATACAAGCGCATGATTTGCAGACAGGAATGGACGTCTGTATAAAGATTATAAAGAACAACAAAGACTTCTTTGACCAGAGTCTTGACGAGATAAAACTTTTGAAGTACGTCAATAAGCATGATCCTGCTGACAAATACCATCTTCTACGGTTGTATGATTACTTTTACTTCCGG GAGCATTTGCTAATTGTATGTGAACTTCTCAAGGCCAATCTATACGAATTCCACAAATTCAACAGAGAATCAGGTGGTGAAGTTTACTTCACCATGCCAAGATTGCAG TCAATCACTATCCAGTGTCTCGAATCACTTCAGTTTTTACATGGCCTTGGACTTATACACTGTGATTTGAAGCCTGAGAATATATTGGTGAAAAGCTATAGCAGATGTGAAATAAAAGTCATTGACCTTGGAAGTAGTTGTTTCGAGACAGATCACCTATGCTCCTATGTCCAGTCAAGGTCATATCGAGCACCAGAAGTCATTTTGGGACTTCCTTACGATAAGAAGATAGATGTGTGGTCTCTTGGGTGCATTTTGGCTGAGCTATGTACAGGCAAC GTTCTTTTCCAGAATGATTCTCCAGCCAGTTTGCTTGCAAGGGTAATGGGAATAGTAGGATCTTTCGATAGTGAAATGCTTACCAAGGGACGTGATTCCCACAAATACTTCACAAAAAACAGAATGCTCTACGAGCGGAATCAG GAAAGCAACAGACTGGAGTATCTAATACCGAAAAGAACATCGTTGAGACATAGGCTTCCAATGGGAGACCAAGGATTCACAGACTTTGTGGCTCATCTTCTTGAGATAAACCCAAAGAAGCGTCCTTCTGCAGCAGAGGCACTGAAGCACCCTTGGCTTTCATACCCATACGAGCCAATCTCTGCTTAA
- the LOC104751196 gene encoding uncharacterized protein LOC104751196 isoform X2 has translation MTTVSVAVVAPPLHSPFSRHLTLTKLSFQIPRTGLRRKQLGFALASAAVSESPSEATYDPELRLVFELATDSELYELEKILFGPSYFSPLLKSIPNKGGGDRLMIGQDIEVRDGFIEALESRFLFLAADARSTLRGWKPSYRNVLLSVRNNLNIPCSNQLPTEDLEAEIFLYLVDNYSSEASGVFPGLWENSEVSEAKGSLELGLSKWKVELLAALQVGATEVQSMILKLAKKLSGKVFTEAANYQIRKEMLKKGGQLAAVNLESRAALLAAKHGFAGATSRYIGLRTAMQLLGPMMWGTLLADLVIQMLETDYARIIRAIYAFAQIRITRTYRLPCK, from the exons ATGACCACTGTCTCCGTCGCCGTCGTAGCTCCTCCGCTTCATTCCCCATTCTCTCGTCATCTGACTCTGACCAAGCTCTCTTTTCAA ATTCCTAGAACCGGCTTGCGGAGGAAACAACTAGGGTTTGCTTTAGCTTCTGCTGCGGTTTCAGAATCGCCATCGGAAG CCACCTATGATCCGGAGCTCCGTTTAGTTTTCGAGCTCGCTACCGATTCGGAATTGTATGAGCTTGAGAAAATCTTGTTTGGTCCCAG CTACTTCAGCCCTCTGCTGAAGTCAATCCCAAACAAAGGAGGAGGTGACAGGCTAATGATAGGCCAAGACATTGAGGTGCGAGATGGTTTTATCGAAGCTCTTGAATCAAGATTCTTGTTTCTCGCTGCTGATGCTCGCTCAACACTCAG GGGTTGGAAGCCTTCATACAGAAACGTTTTACTTTCAGTgagaaataatttgaatattccTTGCTCCAACCAATTGCCAACCGAAGACCTAGAAGCAGAGATTTTTCTTTATCTTGTCGACAATTACTCAAG TGAAGCATCAGGGGTCTTTCCAGGCTTGTGGGAAAATTCTGAAGTATCAGAGGCAAAGGGAAGCTTAGAACTCGGGCTAAGTAAATGGAAAGTTGAACTACTTGCTGCATTACAAGTGGGTGCTACAGAGGTTCAATCTATGATTCTGAAG TTGGCTAAGAAACTATCGGGAAAAGTCTTCACTGAGGCTGCCAACTACCAGATAAGGAAAGAGATGCTAAAAAAG GGTGGACAGTTAGCCGCCGTTAACTTGGAATCTCGAGCAGCTCTGCTTGCAGCAAAGCAT GGCTTTGCAGGAGCTACATCAAGATACATTGGCTTAAGAACAGCGATGCAATTACTGGGCCCCAT GATGTGGGGGACATTATTGGCTGACTTAGTTATTCAGATGCTCGAGACTGACTACGCAAGAATCATACGAGCAATATACGCGTTTGCACAG ATTCGGATCACCAGGACATACAGGCTACCTTGTAAATGA
- the LOC104751196 gene encoding uncharacterized protein LOC104751196 isoform X1: protein MTTVSVAVVAPPLHSPFSRHLTLTKLSFQIPRTGLRRKQLGFALASAAVSESPSEATYDPELRLVFELATDSELYELEKILFGPSYFSPLLKSIPNKGGGDRLMIGQDIEVRDGFIEALESRFLFLAADARSTLRGWKPSYRNVLLSVRNNLNIPCSNQLPTEDLEAEIFLYLVDNYSSEASGVFPGLWENSEVSEAKGSLELGLSKWKVELLAALQVGATEVQSMILKCGGMITFAKVYQLLAKKLSGKVFTEAANYQIRKEMLKKGGQLAAVNLESRAALLAAKHGFAGATSRYIGLRTAMQLLGPMMWGTLLADLVIQMLETDYARIIRAIYAFAQIRITRTYRLPCK, encoded by the exons ATGACCACTGTCTCCGTCGCCGTCGTAGCTCCTCCGCTTCATTCCCCATTCTCTCGTCATCTGACTCTGACCAAGCTCTCTTTTCAA ATTCCTAGAACCGGCTTGCGGAGGAAACAACTAGGGTTTGCTTTAGCTTCTGCTGCGGTTTCAGAATCGCCATCGGAAG CCACCTATGATCCGGAGCTCCGTTTAGTTTTCGAGCTCGCTACCGATTCGGAATTGTATGAGCTTGAGAAAATCTTGTTTGGTCCCAG CTACTTCAGCCCTCTGCTGAAGTCAATCCCAAACAAAGGAGGAGGTGACAGGCTAATGATAGGCCAAGACATTGAGGTGCGAGATGGTTTTATCGAAGCTCTTGAATCAAGATTCTTGTTTCTCGCTGCTGATGCTCGCTCAACACTCAG GGGTTGGAAGCCTTCATACAGAAACGTTTTACTTTCAGTgagaaataatttgaatattccTTGCTCCAACCAATTGCCAACCGAAGACCTAGAAGCAGAGATTTTTCTTTATCTTGTCGACAATTACTCAAG TGAAGCATCAGGGGTCTTTCCAGGCTTGTGGGAAAATTCTGAAGTATCAGAGGCAAAGGGAAGCTTAGAACTCGGGCTAAGTAAATGGAAAGTTGAACTACTTGCTGCATTACAAGTGGGTGCTACAGAGGTTCAATCTATGATTCTGAAG tgtggtGGCATGATCACATTTGCCAAAGTTTATCAGTTG TTGGCTAAGAAACTATCGGGAAAAGTCTTCACTGAGGCTGCCAACTACCAGATAAGGAAAGAGATGCTAAAAAAG GGTGGACAGTTAGCCGCCGTTAACTTGGAATCTCGAGCAGCTCTGCTTGCAGCAAAGCAT GGCTTTGCAGGAGCTACATCAAGATACATTGGCTTAAGAACAGCGATGCAATTACTGGGCCCCAT GATGTGGGGGACATTATTGGCTGACTTAGTTATTCAGATGCTCGAGACTGACTACGCAAGAATCATACGAGCAATATACGCGTTTGCACAG ATTCGGATCACCAGGACATACAGGCTACCTTGTAAATGA
- the LOC104751197 gene encoding monoglyceride lipase-like gives MAVETMSIGSDSSSSTLILTSGASGRVRVLFSMRELKRLVSFIQSLILFLLLPFRVVVWRRRTTVVIRDDKQQERKVWSPPQIVVRKRNIGGESGGASVSVSPPSVPAAVVDEEVAARRELAIRRVLEDEGGDGSSSSVRDFSLFTTKRGDTLFTQSWSPLSPNHRGLVVLLHGLNEHSGRYNDFAKQLNANGFKVYGIDWIGHGGSDGLHAYVPSLDYAVADLKSFLDKVFAENPEVPCFCIGHSTGGAIILKAMMDPKIESRVSGIVLTSPAVGVQPSHPIFTVLAPIMAFLLPRYQISAANKKGMPVSRDPAALVAKYSDPLVFTGSIRVKTGYEILRITAHLQQNLNKVKVPFLVMHGTDDTVTEPKASKKLYEEASSSDKSIKLYDGLLHDLLFEPEREIIAGAILDWLNQRV, from the exons ATGGCGGTGGAAACAATGTCGATAGGATcagattcttcatcatcaactttGATTCTAACATCAGGAGCAAGCGGTCGCGTTAGG GTACTCTTCTCCATGCGTGAGCTCAAGCGTCTCGTCTCGTTCATCCAATCTCTTatcctcttccttctccttccttttcGCGTCGTCGTTTGGCGCCGGAGAACCACGGTGGTCATCAGAGACGATAAGCAGCAGGAGAGGAAAGTCTGGTCTCCTCCTCAGATCGTCGTCAGGAAGAGGAACATCGGTGGCGAATCCGGTGGTGCGAGCGTCTCCGTCTCGCCTCCTTCGGTCCCTGCGGCTGTGGTCGATGAGGAGGTTGCGGCTAGACGAGAGCTCGCGATTAGACGAGTTTTGGAGGATGAAGGCGGCGATGGAAGCTCCTCCTCCGTCAGAGATTTCTCGCTCTTCACGACGAAGAGAGGTGATACGTTGTTTACTCAGTCTTGGTCTCCTCTTTCCCCTAATCACAG GGGACTTGTTGTTCTGCTACATGGACTGAACGAGCATAG TGGCAGGTATAATGATTTTGCAAAGCAGCTAAATGCTAATGGGTTCAAGGTCTATGGAATTGACTGGATCG GTCATGGTGGAAGTGATGGACTTCATGCTTACGTTCCTTCCCTTGATTACGCTGTTGCAGATTTG AAATCATTTCTGGATAAGGTATTTGCAGAGAATCCAGAGGTCCCCTGTTTCTGCATTGGACACTCAACAGGAGGAGCAATCATCCTCAAG GCTATGATGGATCCAAAGATTGAATCTCGAGTTTCAGGCATTGTATTGACTTCACCAGCTGTTGGAGTCCAACCATCCCATCCAATTTTCACA GTTCTTGCTCCAATCATGGCGTTCCTCCTTCCCCGGTACCAAATAAGTGCAGCTAACAAGAAAGGAATGCCAGTTTCTCGTGACCCCGCAGCTCTCGTTGCCAAATATTCTGACCCGTTAGTCTTCACGGGATCCATCAGGGTTAAAACCGGGTACGAGATCCTTAGAATCACTGCTCACTTGCAACAGAACCTGAACAAAGTGAAAGTTCCTTTTCTTGTGATGCATGGAACAGACGATACAGTGACCGAACCCAAAGCCTCAAAGAAGCTGTACGAGGAAGCTTCCTCGTCAGACAAATCAATCAAGCTCTATGATGGTTTGTTGCATGATCTTCTCTTTGAACCTGAGCGAGAAATCATCGCTGGAGCAATTTTAGATTGGCTGAACCAGCGGGTTTAG